In one window of Gossypium hirsutum isolate 1008001.06 chromosome A01, Gossypium_hirsutum_v2.1, whole genome shotgun sequence DNA:
- the LOC107918076 gene encoding cysteine proteinase RD21A, which produces MGSQGSVMAMLLLMMFTLSSASDMSIISYDEAHPDKSTSSWRTDDEVMAMYEEWLVKHGKTYNGLGEKERRLQIFKDNLRFIDEHNADESHSFKVGLNRFADLTNEEYRAIYLGIKKPNRKVSKASDRYAPLLGQKLPDSVDWREKGAVAEVKDQGSCGSCWAFSTIAAVEGINQIVTGELLSLSEQELVDCDTSYNEGCNGGLMDYAFEFIIKNGGIDTEEDYPYAARDGTCDPYRKNAKVVSINDYEDVPVNDEKALKKAVANQPVSVAIEAGGRSFQLYQSGIFDGKCGTQLDHGVTAVGYGTEKGKDYWIVKNSWGSSWGEAGYIRMARNVANTVTGKCGIAMEASYPIKTGENPPNPGPSPPSPIKPPTVCDSYYSCPESNTCCCIYEYYNYCFAWGCCPLEAATCCEDRYSCCPHDYPVCNIHEGTCLMSKGNPLAVKALKRTPAKPFWAH; this is translated from the exons ATGGGTTCTCAGGGATCGGTTATGGCTATGCTTTTGCTGATGATGTTCACTTTATCATCAGCTTCCGACATGTCCATTATATCCTACGATGAAGCCCATCCCGACAAGTCAACGTCTAGTTGGAGAACAGACGACGAAGTTATGGCCATGTACGAGGAGTGGCTTGTAAAGCATGGAAAAACATACAACGGTTTGGGTGAGAAAGAGAGGAGGCTCCAGATTTTTAAGGATAACCTTAGGTTCATCGATGAACATAACGCCGATGAGAGTCACAGTTTTAAGGTTGGTTTGAACCGCTTTGCTGATCTTACCAACGAGGAGTACCGAGCCATCTACTTGGGAATCAAGAAACCCAACCGGAAAGTTTCCAAGGCCAGTGACCGATACGCCCCGCTTCTCGGCCAAAAGTTGCCCGATTCCGTTGATTGGAGGGAAAAAGGGGCTGTCGCTGAAGTCAAAGATCAAGGAAGTTGCG GGAGTTGCTGGGCTTTCTCGACTATTGCTGCTGTGGAAGGGATAAACCAGATTGTTACAGGCGAACTCCTTTCACTATCTGAGCAGGAGTTGGTGGATTGTGATACATCTTACAATGAAGGTTGCAATGGGGGTCTCATGGATTATGCCTTTGAATTCATCATCAAAAATGGTGGCATTGACACCGAAGAAGATTACCCTTACGCCGCTCGTGACGGTACATGTGACCCTTACCGG AAAAATGCTAAAGTTGTTTCGATCAATGATTATGAGGATGTTCCGGTAAATGACGAGAAAGCATTGAAAAAGGCAGTCGCGAATCAACCGGTGAGCGTTGCCATTGAGGCAGGAGGAAGGAGTTTCCAGTTATATCAATCA GGTATATTTGATGGAAAATGTGGAACACAACTAGACCACGGTGTCACTGCTGTTGGATATGGCACAGAGAAAGGTAAAGACTATTGGATTGTAAAGAACTCATGGGGAAGCAGCTGGGGAGAAGCAGGCTATATCAGGATGGCAAGGAATGTGGCCAATACCGTAACTGGCAAATGTGGGATCGCGATGGAAGCCTCTTATCCGATCAAAACAGGTGAAAATCCCCCCAATCCCGGACCGTCTCCACCATCTCCTATAAAGCCTCCGACCGTGTGCGATAGTTATTATTCCTGTCCCGAGAGCAATACCTGCTGCTGCATATACGAGTACTATAACTACTGCTTTGCTTGGGGATGCTGCCCACTCGAGGCTGCCACTTGCTGCGAAGATCGCTACAGCTGCTGCCCTCATGACTACCCTGTCTGCAACATACATGAAGGCACCTGCTTGATG AGCAAGGGCAATCCTTTGGCAGTGAAGGCACTGAAGCGCACTCCAGCTAAACCGTTCTGGGCACATTGA